Proteins from one Aspergillus nidulans FGSC A4 chromosome VIII genomic window:
- a CDS encoding U4/U6-U5 snRNP complex subunit LSM3 (transcript_id=CADANIAT00002707) has product MADTEGAGTSSVSEPLDLVRLSLDEIVFVKLRGDRELKGRLHAYDSHCNLVLGDVEETIYVVEEDENEQEHIRTIKKQEEMLFVRGDSVVLISPQA; this is encoded by the exons ATGGCCGACACCGAGGGCGCGGGCACCTCATCCGTATCCGAGCCTTTGGACCTCGTCCGCCTCTCCCTCGACGAGATCGTTTTTGTCAAGCTGCGGGGTGATCGCGAGCTCAAGGGTCGTTTACAC GCTTACGACAGTCATTGCAATCTGGTTCTAGGTGATGTTGAGGAGACAATCTACgttgtggaggaggacgagaacgAGCAAGAGCACATCCGA ACGATCAAGAAACAGGAAGAGATGCTGTTCGTTCGAG GTGACTCGGTCGTTTTAATATCTCCCCAAGCCTGA
- a CDS encoding histidine--tRNA ligase (transcript_id=CADANIAT00002709) — MRLISSVKSFRDLTLCALRRPLIRTLREIRAINVPYQQHFRSLTSQIQEPIDMATKEGKSNKLSFQLKTPKGTRDWIGVDMIIRESIFSAITEVFKRHGGTQLDTPVFELKEILAGKYGEDSRLIYDLADQGGEDSALRYDLTVPLARWLAMNTSVQHIKRFQIAKVYRRDQPAVAKGRMREFYQCDFDIAGSYDPMIPDAEVLRIVVEVFEALNMRDYITIKLNHRKILDGLFGACGVPGDKIRSISSAVDKLDKLPWEQVKLEMEEKGLAPEVADKVGQYVKLSGGRDILDTIRSDDLLSTNENVMKGVEDMELLFKYLEAFDVLDKISFDLSLARGLDYYTGLIYEVVTPLSSAEGFAQSQKKSKSKSNGEDQNIGVGSIAAGGRYDDLVNMFAKKRQIPCVGISFGVDRIFTIMKQRLENEAKEGNASMRASEVDVFVMAFGGKGFNGLLLERMSVANQLWKAGIKAEFAQTVKPKLPQQFKLAEAGGIPLAVILGEDELAAGKVKLKELGLPEGHPEKDGTLISREDLVEEIKKKLNKISLPIR; from the exons ATGCGGTTGATTTCTTCAGTCAAATCATTCCGTGATCTCACCCTGTGCGCCCTTCGGAGACCCCTCATCCGCACTCTTCGGGAAATCCGGGCCATCAACGTTCCCTATCAACAACACTTTCGTTCTCTCACTTCACAAATTCAAGAACCAATAGACATGGCGACCAAGGAGGGGAAGTCAAACAAGTTGAGCTTTCAGCTCAAGACACCTAAAGGCACAAGAGATT GGATTGGTGTCGATATGATTATCCG TGAATCGATCTTCAGCGCCATCACGGAAGTGTTCAAGCGACACGGCGGTACGCAACTAGACACACCCGTATTCGAATTAAAGGAGATCCTGGCTGGCAAATATGGCGAGGACTCTCGTCTTATCTATGACCTTGCCGACCAAGGTGGAGAGGACAGCGCCCTTCGCTACGACTTGACGGTGCCGCTTGCACGATGGCTCGCCATGAACACCTCAGTGCAACACATTAAGCGGTTTCAAATAGCTAAGGTGTACCGACGAGATCAGCCG GCAGTTGCGAAAGGGCGGATGCGCGAGTTCTACCAATGCGACTTTGATATCGCTGGTTCCTACGACCCTATGATCCCAGATGCTGAGGTCCTCCGAATTGTAGTAGAGGTTTTTGAGGCGCTCAACATGCGCGACTATATCACGATTAAGCTTAACCACCGAAAGATTCTTGATGGGTTGTTTGGAGCGTGTGGTGTTCCTGGGGATAAGATTCGTTCAATAAGTTCTGCGGTTGACAAGCTTGATAAG CTCCCATGGGAGCAAGTCAAATtagagatggaagagaaggggtTGGCACCAGAAGTCGCGGACAAGGTTGGGCAGTATGTGAAGCTGAGCGGTGGCCGTGATATTCTGGACACCATTAGATCCGACGATCTACTAAGCACCAATGAGAACGTTATGAAGGGCGTTGAGGACATGGAGCTTCTTTTCAAATATCTCGAGGCTTTCGACGTTTTAGATAAGATCTCCTTCGACCTCTCCCTTGCCCGAGGCTTGGATTACTATACCGGTCTCATTTACGAAGTTGTTACACCACTGTCCTCCGCAGAAGGGTTCGCTCAGTCCCAGAAAAAGTCAAAATCGAAATCAAACGGAGAGGACCAGAACATTGGCGTTGGCAGTATTGCTGCAGGTGGACGCTATGACGACCTGGTTAACATGTTTGCCAAGAAGCGTCAAATCCCCTGTGTTGGTATCTCGTTCGGTGTCGATCGAATCTTCACAATCATGAAGCAGCGCCTTGAGAACGAGGCCAAAGAGGGCAATGCCTCCATGCGCGCCAGCGAAGTGGATGTCTTCGTCATGGCTTTCGGTGGTAAGGGCTTCAATGGCCTTCTCCTCGAGCGCATGTCTGTTGCCAATCAGCTATGGAAGGCAGGCATCAAGGCTGAATTCGCCCAGACTGTTAAGCCGAAGCTGCCGCAACAATTCAAGCTGGCTGAAGCCGGTGGTATTCCGCTTGCTGTCATTCTTGGGGAGGACGAGTTAGCAGCGGGCAAGGTCAAGCTAAAGGAACTTGGACTGCCCGAAGGCCACCCAGAAAAAGACGGCACTTTAATCTCACGAGAGGATcttgtggaagagatcaagaagaagctaAACAAAATTTCCTTACCAATTCGCTAG
- a CDS encoding PIG-L family deacetylase (transcript_id=CADANIAT00002705) yields MNPDPQALISIGFAIAAAFLFWTLSSTTTSPFARTFPQLYNKRICLLIAHPDDEAMFFAPTLLALTKPELGNHIKILCLSSGDADGLGHIRRGELQKSAKRLGIRGDNDVLVLDDPRFQDGMGNSWAKNEIAALLTATFAPNASASASKSMSRKQAKSRDEAPTATIDVLLTFDAHGVSNHINHRSLYHGARHFLSMLMKDKSGYSCPVTLYTLRTTNLLRKYIGVLDAPFTMVKGVLDGLFAVSSSKTRKNAKDQMPAKLLFVSSVGEWMTAQSAMVKAHQSQMIWFRWGWIGIGRYMVVNDLKKEGPSPY; encoded by the exons ATGAACCCAGACCCTCAGGCGCTCATCTCAATTGGCTTCGCCATTGCAgcggctttccttttctggaccctctcctcaaccacaacgTCCCCTTTTGCCCGCACATTCCCGCAGCTCTACAACAAGCGGATATGTCTGCTCATCGCGCACCCCGACGACGAAGCAATGTTCTTTGCGCCGACATTGCTGGCTTTAACAAAGCCAGAGCTAGGGAACCATATCAAGATTCTGTGTTTGAGTAGCG GGGACGCCGACGGCCTGGGCCACATCCGACGCGGCGAACTCCAGAAAAGCGCAAAACGCCTAGGCATTCGCGGAGATAACGACGTGCTGGTTCTCGATGACCCACGGTTCCAGGATGGGATGGGGAACAGTTGGGCGAAGAACGAGATCGCCGCGCTACTTACTGCAACGTTTGCGCCGAACGCATCAGCATCCGCGTCCAAGTCGATGTCGCGCAAACAAGCAAAATCTAGAGACGAAGCGCCCACCGCTACAATCGACGTCCTCCTGACCTTTGACGCCCACGGTGTATCGAACCACATCAACCACCGCTCGCTCTACCACGGCGCGCGCCATTTTCTCAGTATGCTGATGAAAGATAAATCCGGGTATTCGTGTCCTGTTACGCTGTATACACTTAGAACGACGAATCTGCTACGGAAGTATATCGGTGTACTGGATGCGCCGTTTACAATGGTCAAGGGGGTTTTGGATGGTTTGTTTGCAGTTTCGTCGTCTAAAACTAGGAAAAACGCCAAAGACCAAATGCCGGCAAAACTGCTCTTCGTTAGCTCCGTGGGCGAGTGGATGACGGCACAGTCGGCTATGGTGAAGGCGCATCAGAGCCAGATGATTTGGTTTCGATGGGGGTGGATTGGAATTGGCAGGTACATGGTCGTTAACGATTTGAAGAAGGAGGGGCCCTCGCCTTACTGA
- a CDS encoding putative GTP binding protein (GTPBP1) (transcript_id=CADANIAT00002708) — protein sequence MRTDSLKPSLEDRRRGELALSEFAEYADKQQSLRSAQTAPINSGTSDKSSAHEEHAELEILDQLGLSDEPKTVRLKDLLLRTDSKSEENLKALAELLQSRIDEGHGETIFDLGVEDGGESMSLSLDQWNIALNRLREAATTLSAHCRILLTYNVGGPEEAKTTNYRIKGSWGKILIRQPAETIEEMAEIRMAVVGNVDAGKSTMLGVLVKGGLDDGRGKARVNLFRHKHEIESGRTSSVGLEIMGFDSQGEIVSSSQGRKLSWEEIGKRSAKVISFSDLAGHERYLRTTVFGMLSSNPNYCLLMVAANNGLIGMSKEHLGIALALNVPVMVIITKIDICPPQILQETISQLTKILKSPGARKIPIFVKDMEETINTATQFVSQRICPIFQVSNVTGENLELVRTFLNILPYRGQYNPDAPFEFLINDTFSVPHVGTVVSGVAKSGVIHAGDSVLVGPDSLGQFTTTTIKSIERKRIQVNACFAGQSGSFALKRVRRKEVRKGMVVLKKLDQQPKVYREFIAEVLILSHATTIKPRYQAMLHVGAVSQTCSVIDIDRPYIRTGDRALVAFRFMQRPEFLAPGDRVLFREGKTKGLGIVKSVGYDSSNPLSPEARKEYERKEKH from the exons ATGCGGACGGACTCTTTAAAACCCTCTCTGGAAGACCGGCGAAGAGGCGAGCTC GCGCTCAGCGAGTTTGCGGAATATGCGGACAAACAACAGTCGCTCCGCTCCGCTCAAACAGCTCCGATCAACAGCGGCACTAGTGACAAATCTTCTGCGCATGAGGAGCATGCCGAGTTGGAGATCCTCGACCAGCTGGGGCTATCCGATGAACCCAAGACCGTCAGGCTGAAGGACCTATTGCTCCGTACAGACAGCAAATCTGAAGAAAACCTCAAGGCCCTGGCAGAGTTATTGCAAAGCCGCATTGATGAAGGCCATGGGGAGACAATTTTCGATCTCGGGGTTGAGGATGGGGGAGAGTCCATGTCCCTCAGCCTCGATCAGTGGAATATAGCCCTGAACCGGCTGCGAGAAGCTGCAACAACTCTCTCCGCACATTGCCGCATTCTCCTAACCTACAATGTTGGCGGTCCCGAAGAGGCAAAAACTACAAATTACCGGATAAAGGGTTCGTGGGGTAAGATTCTCATTCGGCAGCCTGCGGAAACAATAGAGGAAATGGCGGAGATTCGGATGGCAGTGGTAGGGAATGTTGATGCTGGAAAGAGTACCATGCTCGGTGTCCTCGTGAAAGGAGGCTTGGATGACGGGCGTGGTAAAGCACGAGTGAATCTCTTCCGCCACAAGCACGAGATTGAGAGCGGGAGGACCAGCTCGGTCGGTCTAGAGATTATGGGCTTTGATAGCCAAGGAGAGATCGTGAGCAGCTCGCAGGGCCGCAAGCTTTCTTGGGAAGAGATTGGCAAACGGTCCGCTAAAgtcatctccttctctgacCTCGCCGGTCACGAACGTTACCTGCGGACGACAGTCTTTGGCATGCTGAGCAGCAATCCTAATTATTGCCTTCTAATGGTTGCGGCCAACAATGGCCTTATTGGTATGAGCAAGGAACATCTGGGCATAGCCCTGGCTCTGAACGTGCCGGTTATGGTCATAATCACCAAAATCGATATCTGCCCCCCTCAGATTTTGCAAGAGACTATCTCCCAGTTGACTAAGATCCTCAAGTCGCCTGGAGCTCGGAAAATCCCTATATTTGtgaaggacatggaggaGACAATCAACACTGCCACGCAGTTTGTCTCTCAACGGATATGCCCTATCTTTCAGGTTTCTAACGTGACTGGAGAGAATCTGGAGCTTGTTCGGACGTTCTTAAACATCCTTCCTTACCGCGGACAGTATAATCCTGACGCGCCCTTTGAGTTTTTGATTAATGACACTTTCTCCGTCCCGCATGTCGGTACTGTTGTGTCTGGAGTGGCCAAGTCTGGGGTGATCCACGCTGGCGATTCCGTCTTGGTTGGTCCTGACTCCCTCGGGCAGTTTACTACGACTACTATCAAGTCTATCGAGCGCAAGCGTATCCAGGTAAATGCCTGCTTTGCTGGACAGTCTGGATCGTTTGCATTGAAGCGTGTGCGGCGAAAGGAAGTTCGGAAAGGCATGGTTGTTCTCAAAAAATTGGATCAACAGCCCAAAGTCTACCGAGAGTTCATTGCTGAAG TCCTCATCCTGTCTCATGCGACGACTATAAAGCCTCGGTATCAGGCTATGCTCCATGTCGGGGCGGTGAGCCAAACATGCTCTGTCATCGACATTGACCGACCTTACATTCGAACTGGTGATCGTGCCCTAGTTGCCTTCCGTTTCATGCAGCGGCCCGAATTCCTCGCTCCTGGTGATCGGGTACTCTTCCGAGAGGGTAAGACGAAGGGACTAGGCATTGTCAAGAGCGTTGGATACGATTCAAGCAATCCATTGAGCCCcgaagcaagaaaagagtATGAGCGGAAAGAAAAGCACTGA
- a CDS encoding uncharacterized protein (transcript_id=CADANIAT00002710): METITQAVQSASNALWNEVDALRGGQQAQTEQRVPQQQQQHGDEPMSGIQGKGTVTDPYDAGNRDDQLGAPISKDNTAAMTEPLSTDPGTFQDKYQDSSANKDGKAALVTSNIGPSNPSFQHPDPVIGKQHTSGPAGKSTLKDEPLSTHKSTLKDEGLTSRPKPDEPATTYNTRSTDDAETTAKKVNAAGPSAGLGSGIAAGAGAGSLSGAAVAPAAQPRSEQRGNISFSHAQSVSQPNDKGPSTSVAGTAKSVSQSKSKEPSATDLSAPQAPRQVTENSSGPTTTGTGAAPTSVSKDERKEPSNAGTGAGADAETTDSGSAEKLVPSTEEVAEKHGVSKEALRGPSVPPPRKSYERQMQGAESQKKKDDLPKTTKNG; encoded by the exons ATGGAGACCATTACTCAGGCTGTTCAAAGCGCATCCAATGCCCTCTGGAACGAGGTCGATGCCCTTAGAGGTGGCCAGCAGGCTCAGACTGAACAGCGAGTtcctcagcaacaacaacaacatggCGACGAGCCTATGTCCGGAATTCAGGGCAAGGGAACTGTGACTGACCCCTATGATGCAGGCAATCGAGATG ATCAACTCGGCGCCCCCATCTCGAAAGACAATACCGCCGCTATGACAGAGCCACTCTCTACAGACCCCGGCACTTTCCAAGACAAGTACCAGGATTCTAGCGCAAACAAAGACGGCAAAGCCGCCCTGGTCACCTCTAATATCGGCCCCTCAAACCCATCCTTTCAACACCCTGACCCTGTTATTGGCAAGCAGCACACCTCTGGGCCCGCGGGCAAGAGCACACTTAAGGATGAGCCTCTCAGTACGCACAAAAGCACCCTGAAGGATGAGGGTCTCACCTCTCGCCCGAAGCCTGACGAGCCTGCCACAACCTACAACACACGCTCTACCGACGACGCCGAAACCACTGCAAAGAAGGTAAACGCGGCTGGCCCCAGCGCTGGCCTTGGGTCTGGTATCGccgccggcgctggagctggatcACTTTCAGGTGCTGCAGTGGCACCTGCTGCCCAGCCTCGCTCTGAGCAACGGGGCAACATCTCATTTTCTCACGCTCAGAGCGTGAGCCAGCCCAATGACAAAGGGCCCTCCACTTCCGTCGCCGGTACTGCCAAGAGCGTAAGTCAGAGCAAGTCCAAGGAGCCTTCTGCTACCGATCTCAGTGCACCCCAAGCTCCCAGGCAAGTGACAGAGAATAGCTCTGGACCTACCACTACTGGTACGGGTGCCGCTCCAACGAGCGTGAGTAAGGATGAGCGCAAGGAACCTTCTAATGCCGGCACCGGCGCAggagctgatgctgagaccACTGATTCCGGCTCCGCCGAGAAGCTTGTTCCATCTACcgaggaggttgctgagaAGCACGGTGTCAGTAAGGAGGCTCTCCGCGGTCCCAGTGTCCCACCTCCTCGCAAGTCCTACGAAAGGCAGATGCAAGGTGCCGAATcccagaagaaaaaggacgATCTGCCTAAGACAACCAAAAATGGTTAG
- a CDS encoding uncharacterized protein (transcript_id=CADANIAT00002706) encodes MRLVLQSRSFNSVSSAGSLSRHGIQKLPLGAAPTAQFGRLFTTRGSLAAWNRNTKTAPRSKASKPNSDPTSEHSNSESGTPGAAASWNKPKFKACERQSEPVSEHTNEPISETVITPTNEMTSEPVRNIMIDTANRNAGDQETAAFDSRISDLVTIRGRKPKDADTVRKEFYAILETAQPDQVMAAMLNYDCEELVATMPQSSFIEALHLLSPAHFVEPFKEIYRPLHPYTVQIKRFKAQHTLFDDFVRNLSAIVRIRRSRGQALGLAEYTHLLDCARSLGDALMADHIWNSMRMDDISPNLECYNHYMEAKVWNSAYTGKEKYRLRITPFSYRRRKFGDLGWEGYGTAGRSVRTEVQEIFDEMTASGIDGDEASIVNLFMAAARVGDNETMECILQTIWNIDVDALRKGRHVEVTEYDRSSPFYPSARLLRAVAHSFSAANDIESAVRIIELVSRSYDVEVPESIWAELFEWAFVLSRRKYGPDAERKSKGLINTSLLENLFETMTKEPYNIEPSAEMHSKLAKTAWVFHRLNDFLYHMRAAYKVLDETRRKRIAAREIVESYLRYPRSNDGEMDPQILWSRGFADAVHTYDVLRLLVMQQTRIIERLANLLIHRGDWLGRSFDVWERQFLPQLMEEWRDFIPARVRYATSTGIVQFHGVSYYGSARYSTHARIPVRRPSFNDSFRLVISNQEYDDEFIWATYKRNMSPGDLHNPLLRRLFEPTIFDYDSRNLEDAVQDQVSEVQLPAENEVYSHCATKSAEPARPRFWVEEAYESAQLKKSALMKAFGSLSGVDDEDEYAAIPTA; translated from the coding sequence ATGAGGTTGGTTTTACAAAGTCGCTCTTTCAATAGTGTCAGCTCTGCTGGCTCTCTTAGCCGTCATGGCATCCAGAAGCTGCCACTTGGCGCGGCTCCCACCGCTCAGTTCGGGCGACTGTTTACTACCAGGGGCTCTTTGGCTGCCTGGAATCGAAACACCAAGACAGCACCTAGATCCAAGGCTAGCAAACCGAACAGCGACCCCACAAGTGAACACTCAAATTCGGAATCTGGAACCCCCGGGGCTGCTGCTAGCTGGAATAAACCAAAATTCAAGGCCTGCGAACGCCAGAGCGAGCCGGTCAGCGAGCATACAAATGAGCCCATTAGTGAAACTGTCATTACCCCAACAAATGAAATGACTAGTGAGCCTGTAAGGAATATCATGATCGACACAGCGAATCGAAACGCTGGCGATCAGGAAACTGCAGCCTTTGATAGCAGAATTTCAGACCTGGTCACTATTCGTGGGAGAAAGCCAAAAGACGCGGACACTGTGAGAAAAGAGTTCTATGCGATCCTAGAGACCGCTCAGCCAGACCAGGTAATGGCTGCCATGCTCAACTATGACTGCGAAGAACTGGTTGCAACAATGCCGCAGAGCAGCTTTATCGAAGCCTTGCACCTTCTCTCACCCGCCCATTTCGTTGAGCCCTTCAAAGAGATATACCGACCGTTGCATCCATATACTGTTCAGATCAAACGCTTTAAGGCGCAGCATACACTCTTCGATGATTTTGTTAGGAATCTTTCTGCGATTGTCCGGATACGAAGATCGAGAGGTCAGGCTTTAGGGCTTGCTGAATACACACACCTTCTTGACTGCGCTCGGTCTCTCGGCGATGCGCTTATGGCGGACCATATCTGGAATTCCATGAGGATGGACGATATATCTCCCAACCTTGAGTGTTACAATCACTACATGGAAGCCAAAGTTTGGAATTCAGCTTATACCGGTAAAGAGAAATACCGTTTACGCATTACACCTTTCTCCTACAGGAGACGAAAGTTTGGAGACCTCGGCTGGGAAGGCTACGGAACTGCAGGACGCAGTGTGCGAACAGAAGTACAAGAAATCTTCGATGAGATGACAGCATCGGGCATCGACGGTGATGAGGCGAGCATAGTGAACCTTTTCATGGCGGCCGCCCGAGTGGGAGATAACGAAACGATGGAATGCATTCTACAGACCATCTGGAACATTGATGTCGATGCACTACGGAAAGGGCGACATGTTGAAGTCACCGAGTATGATCGTTCTTCACCCTTTTACCCCTCTGCTCGGCTCCTTCGCGCGGTAGCGCACTCATTCAGTGCGGCCAACGATATTGAAAGTGCAGTACGCATCATCGAGCTTGTTTCGCGGTCTTATGACGTTGAAGTCCCAGAGTCAATCTGGGCCGAGTTATTCGAATGGGCGTTTGTTTTGTCCCGACGCAAATATGGACCTGACGCTGAGCGGAAATCTAAAGGTCTTATAAACACCAGCCTCTTAGAAAATTTGTTCGAAACAATGACAAAGGAACCCTACAATATCGAGCCCTCAGCGGAAATGCATTCGAAGCTCGCCAAGACAGCATGGGTATTTCACCGTTTGAACGATTTCCTCTATCACATGCGCGCGGCATACAAAGTCCTGGATGAGACAAGACGAAAGAGAATAGCTGCGCGAGAAATTGTCGAATCCTACCTGCGATACCCCCGTTCTAATGACGGGGAAATGGACCCCCAGATTCTCTGGTCACGAGGTTTTGCAGATGCCGTCCACACCTACGATGTCCTTCGGCTTCTAGTCATGCAGCAGACGAGAATAATAGAGCGCCTTGCAAATCTTCTGATCCACAGGGGAGACTGGCTCGGTCGGAGCTTTGATGTATGGGAACGCCAATTCCTGCCTCAGCTTATGGAGGAATGGCGAGACTTTATTCCAGCACGAGTCCGCTACGCTACGTCTACCGGAATCGTCCAATTCCATGGTGTATCATATTACGGTTCTGCTAGGTATTCAACTCATGCGCGGATACCGGTCCGCCGACCATCCTTCAACGACAGCTTTAGGCTCGTTATTAGCAACCAAGAGTACGACGATGAGTTTATCTGGGCCACGTATAAACGAAATATGTCTCCCGGCGATCTTCACAACCCTCTGCTCAGGCGACTTTTTGAACCAACTATCTTCGATTACGACTCTCGCAACCTGGAGGACGCAGTTCAAGACCAAGTATCAGAGGTGCAGCTACCAGCTGAAAATGAGGTGTATAGCCACTGTGCCACCAAATCCGCCGAGCCCGCCCGACCTCGTTTCTGGGTTGAGGAAGCGTATGAATCGGCCCAGTTGAAGAAATCGGCGCTCATGAAGGCTTTTGGGTCCCTTTctggtgttgatgatgaggacgagtaCGCAGCTATTCCAACTGCTTAG